A single genomic interval of Hemiscyllium ocellatum isolate sHemOce1 chromosome 41 unlocalized genomic scaffold, sHemOce1.pat.X.cur. SUPER_41_unloc_9, whole genome shotgun sequence harbors:
- the LOC132808894 gene encoding autism susceptibility gene 2 protein homolog, with translation MRTNLWVVCFDLQYFQAYHAPVAGIPPVLPSAGPFSSLQGAFQPKTPNPELTSRSGPVTHTFLQKDPRLTETYRPTIRKPGKWCAMHVQIAWMIYRHQEKNKVIHTDPHKLDLAKSELLGRTPSGIFGPIAHSHELARPASLFTAADAVHPASSPFAHPSALNTFLNPPSHLDPYCRTPAYSTIGQLANGAFGGLGNAAVAASSVFAHKESPGSQAFANPREHWNRLHQTPPSFPSPPPGWPRLGASEAERGTHIDKELESDRHQAPFIKEEIGRETVYARYSARVSPAAPLKMVSGGSAAGTPREEELDEETARSGPRSGAGGELRGPGRERDRAESSREPFKPERRMREVAEESRLPARRPGEEVGATAAAIRDPSPFSRPSSGAGPSSSSSSSAGTPSSAAAVPEGAKPSLLRELAKRHEVRVKAELPQHEPVGFEPPAQLPPRSHLPGSLHPVPLALIGQLGGALERGAGRVLHGPFLGVGVPAAAPEPRLGPYAWEPYREAWREGCRAPELAGVAPAGARFYEADPRPYRERAPLREYGRREPESAAASSASAATAAPGALLQEYEQRAQLLGLLVPPPPPPHHHHHHHHHHHHPPPPPGATATPPPPAPHPYPRLSPSGLVPQGGLLSKASPMAGLGAPPPLISSSARPGTPPHRVTPLLASELRELSAYSHKDRDSR, from the exons ATGCGAACTAACCTTTGGGTCGTCTGCTTCGATCTGCAGTACTTCCAGGCCTATCACGCTCCAGTTGCTGGGATCCCTCCTGTGCTGCCCTCAGCTGGTCCCTTCAGCTCTCTGCAGGGTGCCTTTCAACCTAAG ACCCCCAATCCGGAGTTGACGTCCAGGTCAGGGCCGGTAACTCACACCTTTCTGCAGAAGGACCCCAGG TTAACGGAAACGTACAGGCCTACAATCCGG AAGCCTGGGAAGTGGTGTGCCATGCACGTGCAGATTGCTTGGATGATCTACCGACATCAGGAGAAGAACAAG GTGATACACACAGACCCCCACAAACTGGACCTCGCCAAGAGTGAGCTGCTGGGCCGGACTCCCAGCGGCATCTTCGGGCCCATCGCGCACTCCCACGAACTGGCCCGGCCTGCTTCGCTCTTCACTGCTGCTG ATGCAGTTCACCCAGCGTCTTCACCGTTTGCACATCCGAGTGCTCTCAACACATTCCTCAATCCTCCCTCCCATCTCG ATCCCTACTGCAGGACCCCGGCCTACAGCACGATCGGACAACTAGCAAACGGAGCCTTTGGAGGCCTGGGGAACGCAGCAGTGG CTGCCAGTTCAGTGTTTGCTCACAAGGAGAGCCCTGGTAGCCAGGCCTTTGCCAACCCCCGGGAGCACTGGAACCGTCTGCACCAGACTCCGCCGTCCTTCCCCAGCCCTCCGCCAGGGTGGCCGCGGCTGGGAGCGAGTGAAGCAGAGCGGGGTACCCATATCGACAAGGAACTGGAGTCTGACCGGCACCAAGCTCCCTTCATCAAGGAGGAGATTGGCAG GGAAACGGTGTACGCCCGCTATTCGGCCCGCGTCTCTCCAGCCGCCCCCCTGAAGATGGTGAGCGGTGGGAGCGCGGCGGGCACGCCGCGAGAAGAGGAGCTGGACGAGGAGACGGCGCGCAGCGGGCCCAGGAGCGGCGCCGGTGGGGAGCTGCGGGGGCCCGGCCGCGAACGGGACCGCGCCGAGAGCTCCCGGGAGCCCTTCAAGCCGGAGCGCCGGATGCGGGAGGTTGCCGAGGAGAGCCGCCTGCCGGCCAGGAGGCccggggaggaggtgggggccaCTGCCGCCGCGATCCGGGACCCGTCGCCGTTCTCCCGGCCGTCCTCAGGCGCCGGGCCCTCCTCCTCGTCCTCCTCCAGCGCCGGCACCCCTTCTTCGGCCGCCGCGGTGCCGGAGGGCGCCAAGCCAAGCCTGCTGAGGGAGCTGGCCAAGCGGCACGAGGTGCGGGTGAAGGCCGAGCTCCCGCAGCACGAGCCGGTGGGCTTTGAGCCCCCCGCCCAGCTCCCCCCCCGCTCCCACCTGCCCGGCTCCCTCCACCCGGTGCCCCTGGCCCTTATCGGGCAGCTGGGTGGCGCCCTGGAGCGGGGCGCCGGCCGGGTGCTGCACGGGCCCTTCCTGGGGGTGGGAGTGCCCGCCGCGGCGCCCGAGCCCCGCCTGGGCCCGTACGCCTGGGAGCCTTACCGCGAGGCCTGGCGGGAGGGCTGCCGGGCACCCGAGTTGGCCGGGGTGGCACCGGCCGGCGCCCGCTTCTACGAGGCGGACCCCCGGCCCTACCGGGAGAGGGCCCCGCTCCGGGAGTACGGGCGCCGGGAGCCGGAGTCCGCCGCCGCCTCCTCAGCTTCGGCCGCCACCGCCGCGCCAGGGGCCCTCCTGCAGGAGTACGAGCAGCGGGCGCAGCTCCTGGGCCTGTTGGTGCCCCCGCCACCCCCgcctcaccaccatcaccaccaccaccaccaccaccaccacccgccGCCGCCCCCGGGGGCAACGGCCACCCCGCCACCTCCTGCTCCTCACCCGTACCCCCGCCTCAGCCCCTCGGGCCTGGTCCCTCAGGGCGGCCTGCTCAGCAAAGCCTCCCCCATGGCCGGGCTGGGGGCGCCGCCCCCCCTCATCTCCTCGTCCGCCCGGCCCGGCACCCCGCCGCACCGCGTCACCCCCCTCTTGGCCTCCGAGCTCCGGGAGCTGTCCGCCTACAGCCACAAGGACCGCGACTCCAGATAA